In Polaribacter sp. Hel_I_88, the following proteins share a genomic window:
- a CDS encoding glycosyltransferase family 2 protein, whose protein sequence is MITAAIVLYNENLEILQKTIDSFLKTPLKKKLFLIDNSPSNILEKHFNNPEIEYFFVGENIGFGAAHNLVLNKIESDFHLILNPDVVFTSDVIPTLIKEISNLNDVSFITPKVVYPNKETQYVCRKHPTFFDLINRKLKISKTQLFKNEYRNQNIEKPFYPEFIHGCFMLFKTKDFKLIKGFDERFFLYMEDADICRKIDNLGKKILYYPKVEIVHHHQQGSSKSIKLFFRHTSSAIKYFLKWGF, encoded by the coding sequence ATGATAACTGCAGCAATTGTTTTATATAACGAAAATTTAGAAATACTTCAAAAAACGATTGATTCTTTTTTAAAAACACCACTAAAAAAAAAGCTTTTTTTAATCGATAATTCTCCTTCTAATATTTTAGAAAAACATTTTAACAATCCAGAAATTGAATATTTCTTTGTTGGTGAAAATATTGGATTTGGTGCAGCCCACAATTTAGTATTAAACAAAATAGAATCAGATTTTCATTTAATTTTAAATCCTGACGTAGTGTTTACTTCGGATGTAATTCCAACTTTAATAAAAGAAATATCTAATTTAAATGATGTATCTTTTATTACACCTAAAGTAGTTTATCCTAATAAGGAAACCCAATATGTTTGCAGAAAGCATCCTACTTTTTTTGACTTGATAAATAGAAAGCTTAAGATTTCTAAAACCCAACTTTTTAAAAATGAATATAGAAATCAAAATATAGAAAAACCATTTTATCCTGAATTTATTCATGGGTGTTTTATGCTTTTTAAAACAAAAGATTTTAAATTGATTAAAGGTTTTGATGAACGTTTTTTTCTGTATATGGAAGATGCTGATATTTGTAGGAAAATTGATAATTTAGGTAAAAAAATTCTTTACTATCCAAAAGTTGAAATTGTTCATCACCATCAACAAGGTTCATCAAAAAGTATAAAATTATTTTTCAGACACACTTCATCAGCCATAAAATACTTTTTAAAATGGGGGTTTTAG
- a CDS encoding exopolysaccharide biosynthesis polyprenyl glycosylphosphotransferase translates to MKKRYSHFIRPLQIFLDVLLINLIVYLIYDKQYLNSYFLSYISLFWLLTSYLFGFYKVYRYTRILRILSLLIRQFSIFILGYFAFFGIFREGEIVNNQFLILTTIIFTLSIAKFLWFIFLKKYRALGNNFRTTIVVGFDDSSKNIIKLFKSKSNLGYKYLGFFSNKPVESSEYLGNINSVFEYAKTNLVDEIYCSLSKLSKDQIKKINKFALEKDIVLKLIPNSNELYSKNQSIEYYDDALMVLNVQKLPFEFAENFYIKRIFDIFFSIFVCVFILSWLIPIIWVFVKMESKGPLIFSQPREGLNGDHFVCYKFRSMKVNEESDKIHAIKGDLRVTKIGAFLRKTSMDELPQFFNVIIGDMSIVGPRPHLESLSLEYQKDVEDYLKRHIVKPGITGLAQVSGYRGEIKRKSDIKNRVRLDIFYIENWSFLLDIKIIIQTILNVFKGEEKAY, encoded by the coding sequence TTGAAAAAAAGATACTCCCACTTTATTAGACCCTTGCAAATATTTTTAGATGTATTATTAATAAATTTAATAGTTTATTTAATTTACGATAAACAATATTTAAATTCTTATTTTTTATCCTATATTTCTCTTTTTTGGCTTTTAACTTCCTATTTATTTGGCTTTTATAAAGTATACAGATACACAAGAATACTTCGTATATTATCTCTTTTAATAAGACAATTTTCAATTTTTATACTTGGTTACTTTGCTTTTTTTGGTATTTTTAGAGAAGGTGAAATTGTTAATAATCAATTTTTAATTTTAACCACTATTATTTTCACCCTTTCAATTGCTAAATTTTTGTGGTTTATTTTCCTAAAAAAATATAGAGCTTTAGGAAATAATTTTAGAACCACAATAGTAGTTGGTTTTGATGATTCTTCTAAAAACATTATTAAGTTATTTAAAAGCAAATCAAATTTAGGATATAAATATTTAGGTTTTTTCTCCAATAAGCCAGTTGAAAGTTCAGAATATCTTGGAAATATAAATAGTGTTTTTGAATATGCAAAAACTAATCTTGTTGATGAGATTTATTGTTCTTTATCAAAGCTGTCTAAAGATCAAATTAAAAAAATTAATAAGTTCGCTTTAGAAAAAGATATTGTTCTAAAATTGATTCCAAATTCTAACGAATTGTATAGTAAAAATCAAAGTATTGAGTATTATGATGATGCTTTAATGGTTTTAAATGTTCAGAAATTACCCTTTGAATTTGCTGAGAATTTTTATATAAAGAGAATTTTCGACATTTTTTTTTCAATTTTTGTATGTGTATTTATACTTTCTTGGTTAATTCCAATTATTTGGGTTTTTGTGAAAATGGAATCTAAAGGACCTTTAATTTTCAGTCAGCCAAGAGAAGGTTTAAATGGAGATCACTTTGTTTGTTACAAATTTAGATCTATGAAAGTAAATGAGGAATCAGATAAAATCCACGCAATAAAAGGTGATTTACGTGTAACTAAAATTGGGGCATTTTTACGAAAAACAAGTATGGATGAGCTACCTCAATTTTTTAATGTTATTATAGGAGATATGAGCATTGTTGGACCAAGACCACATTTAGAAAGTTTATCTTTAGAATATCAAAAAGATGTAGAAGATTATTTAAAGAGACATATTGTAAAACCAGGTATTACTGGTTTGGCACAAGTTAGTGGTTATAGAGGTGAAATTAAACGAAAATCTGATATTAAAAACAGAGTTCGCTTGGATATTTTTTATATAGAAAACTGGTCTTTTTTATTAGATATTAAAATTATTATTCAAACTATTTTAAACGTTTTTAAAGGAGAAGAAAAAGCCTACTAA
- a CDS encoding glycosyltransferase: MVSIITPVYNRQEFLDECVQSILSQTYTNWELILVDDCSTDLSVKMINNYVASDNRIKSFFFKENVGAGVARNKGIEISTGRFIAFLDSDDYWHKEKLKMQVEFMLEKQIEFSYTYSVKLDKNDNDSKVLLPPKSVSSLALLFNNYIKTPTAIYDTKRISKIFMPNFRKRQDWGLWFNILEKTKKAYCLPVPLAYFRTSNDSLSKNKIKLLKENFKFYRTHLNKNIIVSFLLMILFLFVHLSFRIFFEKKIK, translated from the coding sequence ATGGTTTCGATAATAACACCTGTATATAATCGCCAAGAATTTTTAGATGAATGTGTGCAATCAATATTAAGTCAAACTTATACAAATTGGGAGCTTATTCTTGTAGATGATTGTTCTACAGACTTATCTGTTAAAATGATAAATAATTATGTAGCTTCAGATAACAGGATAAAATCCTTTTTTTTTAAAGAAAATGTAGGTGCAGGAGTTGCCAGAAATAAAGGTATCGAAATTAGTACAGGAAGGTTTATAGCTTTTTTAGATAGTGATGATTACTGGCATAAAGAAAAGTTAAAAATGCAAGTGGAGTTTATGCTTGAAAAACAAATTGAATTTTCTTATACATATTCAGTAAAATTAGACAAGAATGATAATGATTCCAAAGTTCTTTTACCTCCCAAAAGTGTCAGTTCGTTGGCATTATTATTTAATAATTATATTAAAACACCAACAGCCATATATGACACCAAAAGAATAAGTAAAATATTTATGCCTAATTTTAGAAAAAGACAAGATTGGGGGTTGTGGTTCAATATTTTAGAAAAAACGAAAAAAGCTTATTGTTTACCAGTTCCATTAGCATATTTCAGAACATCAAATGATTCGCTAAGTAAAAATAAAATAAAACTACTAAAGGAAAATTTTAAATTTTATAGAACTCACTTAAATAAGAATATAATAGTTAGTTTTTTGCTCATGATTCTATTTTTATTTGTTCATTTGTCTTTTAGAATTTTTTTTGAAAAAAAAATCAAATAA
- a CDS encoding O-antigen ligase, with product MNILHNLKYKEINVLIGSLILPSLLFPVKYSSLMLIIASVATLYNVIYRNKKKIVFKKLLLPFCVYYLSIIFSFIIDLFYNQFSIIYLVRNLSLLIIPLFIFSSNFSKKQILKLFELTSVLITITGVFFLLLWLFGYNKHINKQEFLKKDWFKNEVTIAENYTKNSTVDAIINASAQKPSLRKVVMFKEAQPGNTLVRQIYIKTENNNKNTWVLFRNVDGDCKAWFNVANGAIGFVIGNAKVKSEKQSKGFYKFTFANTIKSNATRDWFYISFVSKNGSYNWSDNLSNEVQVKIKPPKLFLEKGNTLLQEKSILKYAITSFSSLENYAHTTYFGLVFSFALIVLLFNKSLHKIVRITSIFIVFFIIITLASKAIIISVGLILPAYFILNYSKFKFILVFLTVGFFISFNGHLKERFLDMYQTIENIGSGEEMGDLKTLSTNNRFYIYKTYLELIANRPMFGYGYKNGENTIESKLKYKFNAHNQFLQSFYHSGILGFVIFILFLISPFLLSKNPTKKKYELEFLIILIIFNFLFESLLYRQWGLIFVCFIYATYFQFFKSNLRWFR from the coding sequence TTGAATATTTTACACAATTTAAAATATAAGGAGATAAATGTATTAATTGGTAGTCTAATTTTACCATCACTTCTATTTCCAGTTAAATACTCTAGTTTAATGCTTATAATTGCTAGTGTAGCAACTTTATATAACGTAATTTATAGGAATAAGAAAAAAATAGTTTTTAAGAAATTATTACTTCCCTTTTGTGTGTACTATTTATCCATTATTTTTTCTTTTATAATAGATTTGTTTTATAATCAATTTAGTATTATTTACTTAGTAAGAAACTTATCATTACTAATCATTCCTTTATTTATTTTTTCATCTAATTTTTCTAAAAAACAAATTTTAAAATTATTTGAATTAACCTCTGTTTTAATTACCATTACAGGAGTATTTTTTTTACTATTATGGTTATTTGGATATAATAAACACATTAATAAACAAGAATTTTTAAAAAAAGATTGGTTTAAAAATGAAGTAACAATTGCCGAAAATTACACTAAAAATTCAACTGTTGATGCAATTATAAACGCATCAGCTCAGAAACCAAGTCTTCGAAAAGTGGTTATGTTTAAAGAAGCACAACCAGGCAATACCCTAGTAAGGCAAATTTATATTAAAACAGAAAATAACAACAAAAACACTTGGGTCTTATTTAGAAATGTAGATGGGGATTGTAAAGCTTGGTTCAACGTAGCAAATGGCGCAATTGGTTTTGTAATAGGAAACGCAAAAGTAAAATCAGAAAAACAATCTAAAGGCTTCTATAAATTTACTTTTGCTAATACCATAAAATCAAATGCTACAAGAGACTGGTTTTATATTTCTTTTGTTTCTAAAAACGGAAGTTATAATTGGAGTGATAATTTAAGTAACGAAGTTCAAGTAAAAATAAAACCGCCTAAACTTTTTTTAGAAAAAGGTAATACTTTATTGCAAGAAAAAAGTATTTTAAAATATGCTATAACAAGCTTTAGTAGCTTAGAGAATTATGCGCATACCACTTATTTTGGTCTAGTTTTTAGTTTTGCTTTAATAGTTTTACTCTTTAATAAATCCTTACACAAAATAGTACGAATTACGTCAATATTTATAGTTTTTTTTATCATTATAACTTTAGCTTCAAAGGCTATTATTATTAGTGTTGGTTTGATTTTGCCAGCATATTTTATATTAAATTATTCCAAATTTAAGTTCATTTTAGTATTCTTAACTGTTGGTTTTTTTATAAGTTTTAATGGGCATTTAAAAGAACGGTTTTTAGACATGTATCAAACAATAGAAAACATTGGCTCAGGAGAAGAAATGGGAGATTTAAAAACATTAAGTACTAATAATAGATTTTATATTTATAAAACTTACCTTGAACTAATAGCAAACAGACCAATGTTTGGTTATGGATATAAAAATGGAGAAAACACAATAGAATCAAAACTTAAATATAAATTCAATGCTCATAACCAATTTTTACAATCATTTTACCATTCAGGTATTTTAGGTTTTGTAATTTTTATATTGTTTTTAATAAGCCCATTTTTATTGAGTAAAAATCCTACTAAAAAGAAATATGAATTAGAGTTTTTAATTATTTTAATTATTTTTAATTTTTTATTTGAATCACTACTCTATAGACAGTGGGGGCTAATTTTTGTTTGTTTTATTTATGCTACATATTTTCAATTTTTTAAATCAAATTTAAGATGGTTTCGATAA
- a CDS encoding glycosyltransferase — MKKILVVDFNGTTSVYTHYFAQGLKENNDVKILGKKKMFFLDFFKNLNVYLGFNTGVKFLDYILNWIWLLFNYKKFDIIVIQWLQLLKYTSIEVEFIKFFQKRVKLVYILHNLYPHNNTNPKIINRYNKLYKFCKNIAVHTYEMKSDLKKINPKINILKIQHGYFFDEFREQTSLLQENKCLMIGQILRYKGIEDALKVVKILKEKNTIIHLKIMGLADQNYLIELNKIIDDFNIGNQVTIIPEIVPTAVFINEINKSTMLWLPYKKISQSGISYTSIGLGKPFVGYNVGNFKSFFGDKGLANIVEKDNVIHFSEAVLEVLKNKQVYYKRIDEHAALNLWEANRVILN, encoded by the coding sequence ATGAAAAAAATTTTAGTAGTAGATTTTAATGGAACAACATCTGTATATACACATTATTTTGCGCAGGGCTTAAAAGAAAATAATGATGTTAAAATTCTTGGGAAAAAGAAAATGTTTTTTCTAGATTTTTTTAAAAATTTAAACGTTTATTTAGGGTTTAATACAGGTGTAAAGTTTTTAGATTATATCTTAAACTGGATTTGGTTACTATTTAATTATAAAAAATTTGATATCATTGTTATACAATGGCTTCAACTCTTAAAATATACAAGTATTGAAGTTGAATTTATTAAATTTTTTCAAAAGAGAGTGAAGTTGGTGTATATACTACACAATCTTTATCCGCATAACAATACCAATCCTAAAATTATAAATAGGTATAATAAACTTTACAAATTTTGTAAAAATATTGCAGTTCATACATATGAAATGAAATCAGACTTAAAAAAAATTAACCCGAAAATCAATATTTTAAAAATACAACATGGGTATTTCTTTGATGAATTTAGAGAACAAACTTCTTTATTACAAGAAAATAAATGTTTGATGATTGGTCAAATTTTAAGATATAAAGGTATAGAGGATGCTTTAAAAGTTGTCAAAATCTTAAAAGAAAAAAACACAATTATTCACTTAAAGATTATGGGTTTGGCAGATCAAAACTATTTAATTGAGTTGAATAAAATTATTGATGATTTTAATATTGGTAATCAGGTTACTATAATACCTGAAATAGTACCTACAGCAGTATTTATAAATGAAATTAATAAATCAACCATGTTATGGTTGCCATATAAAAAGATAAGTCAAAGTGGTATTTCTTACACTTCTATAGGTTTAGGAAAACCATTTGTTGGTTATAATGTGGGCAATTTTAAATCCTTTTTCGGAGATAAAGGTTTAGCTAATATTGTAGAAAAAGATAATGTTATTCATTTTTCTGAAGCTGTTCTTGAAGTGCTAAAAAATAAACAGGTTTATTATAAAAGAATTGATGAACATGCAGCTTTAAATTTATGGGAAGCGAATAGAGTAATATTAAATTAA
- a CDS encoding DapH/DapD/GlmU-related protein: MKSHLFEIVKFFFYFYRNYIPNHFLNKIPFYFIRHFLYRNVYKLKMGKGSSIHLHCFINRFNIEIGENTAINRKCYLDSRGGIKIGDNITISPEVHLITAEHNINSTSFEYETAPISLADYVFVGTRAIILPGVSLGTGCVVAAGAVVTKSFPPYSVVAGVPAKIISKRNKELNYSCKWMPPFD, translated from the coding sequence ATGAAATCACATTTATTTGAAATTGTAAAATTCTTCTTTTATTTCTATAGAAATTACATTCCAAATCATTTTTTAAATAAAATCCCTTTTTATTTTATCAGGCATTTTCTATATAGAAATGTTTACAAACTAAAAATGGGTAAGGGAAGCAGTATCCATTTACATTGTTTTATCAATAGATTTAATATAGAAATTGGAGAAAATACTGCAATTAATAGAAAATGTTATCTAGATAGTAGAGGTGGAATAAAAATTGGAGATAATATTACTATTTCTCCAGAAGTACATTTAATAACAGCAGAGCATAATATTAACAGTACTTCTTTTGAATACGAAACTGCACCAATTTCTCTGGCTGATTATGTTTTTGTAGGTACAAGAGCAATTATTTTACCAGGCGTTAGTTTGGGCACTGGTTGCGTGGTTGCTGCTGGAGCTGTAGTAACAAAATCTTTTCCTCCATATAGTGTTGTTGCAGGTGTGCCTGCCAAAATTATTTCAAAACGAAATAAAGAGCTGAATTATTCATGTAAATGGATGCCTCCATTTGATTAA
- a CDS encoding glycosyltransferase family 2 protein: MSSKKQVSIITASFNNVSTITDTFNSVLSQNYSNIEYIIVDGYSTDGTLDIIENYKAKFRAKFKSFKLLIEKDKGIADAWNKGLKLAKGNVIFFLNSDDWISSDTVTKASKRLTINRKEITYGICNRVDENKNYLESFQKKFFKQRVFWDFGFSFTTCFCTKEVYDKIGGFNTDYKIGIDTDFLLRCLKNNVKFLKGNQEVYMRIGGVSTKFREKAQKEYKKALLKNGYPKLLVNLVHLLKK; this comes from the coding sequence ATGAGTAGTAAAAAACAAGTATCTATAATAACTGCAAGTTTTAATAATGTATCTACTATTACAGATACTTTTAATTCGGTTTTATCCCAAAATTATTCTAATATTGAATATATAATTGTTGATGGATACTCTACAGACGGTACTCTAGATATTATAGAAAACTACAAGGCTAAGTTCAGAGCTAAATTTAAATCTTTTAAACTTTTGATAGAAAAAGATAAGGGAATTGCAGATGCTTGGAATAAAGGATTAAAACTAGCAAAAGGAAATGTTATTTTTTTTCTTAATTCTGATGATTGGATTTCTTCAGATACTGTTACTAAAGCATCAAAAAGATTAACTATAAATAGAAAAGAAATTACATATGGTATCTGCAACAGAGTAGATGAAAATAAGAATTATTTAGAGAGTTTTCAGAAAAAATTCTTTAAACAAAGAGTGTTTTGGGATTTTGGTTTTTCTTTCACAACTTGTTTTTGTACCAAAGAAGTTTACGATAAAATAGGAGGTTTTAATACAGATTATAAAATAGGTATAGATACAGATTTTTTATTAAGATGTTTAAAAAACAATGTGAAATTCTTAAAAGGAAATCAAGAGGTTTATATGAGAATTGGAGGTGTAAGTACAAAGTTTAGAGAAAAAGCACAAAAAGAATATAAAAAAGCATTACTTAAAAACGGATATCCTAAATTGTTGGTTAACTTAGTCCACCTTTTAAAAAAATAA
- a CDS encoding EpsG family protein, giving the protein MGKIKILKGLKVKGFTLAFIVIFILSALRFDVGYDYSMYYELIEGNIRWYTDQINRIEFLPRQLIVFSNFIHFYQFFFILTSFLITFFFYKGIKENSEDKWISTLIFVCFPLFYFMSLSIVRQYLAVAILFYSFKYIKQRQIWRYLAVVTLCFFIHKSFILALPLYFLYGNLINKKIILAIFILSFFSSDLLAFVIQLFSERYSIYFTRISGEGGNLMLLVFQFIGLLLLPLVYNFRDKNDKDFNFYLLTYFIGLFIWASLSKFGHAGIRGSLYYMSFTILLIPHLKKKIKEYKIIQEGFAIICFCFFFINLYIGSQHKIKDANLPYQTFLFKTPKDFKSNE; this is encoded by the coding sequence ATGGGTAAAATAAAAATCCTTAAAGGGCTTAAGGTGAAAGGCTTTACACTAGCTTTTATTGTAATCTTTATTTTAAGTGCTTTAAGATTTGATGTTGGGTATGACTACTCTATGTATTATGAGCTTATTGAAGGAAATATAAGATGGTATACAGACCAAATCAATAGAATTGAATTTTTACCAAGACAGTTAATTGTATTTTCAAATTTTATACATTTTTATCAATTTTTCTTTATTTTAACTTCTTTTTTAATCACTTTTTTCTTTTATAAAGGTATTAAGGAAAATAGTGAAGATAAATGGATCTCTACCTTAATCTTTGTTTGTTTTCCTTTGTTTTATTTCATGTCACTTTCAATAGTTAGGCAGTATCTAGCAGTAGCTATACTATTTTATTCTTTTAAATACATAAAACAAAGACAGATTTGGCGATATTTAGCTGTAGTTACTTTGTGTTTTTTTATACATAAATCATTTATTTTAGCTTTGCCTTTGTACTTTTTATATGGTAATTTAATAAACAAAAAAATTATTTTAGCTATTTTTATTTTAAGTTTCTTTAGTTCAGACTTATTGGCTTTTGTGATACAATTATTTTCAGAGAGATATAGTATTTATTTTACCAGAATTTCTGGTGAAGGAGGCAACTTAATGTTACTTGTTTTTCAATTTATTGGCTTATTATTACTTCCATTAGTCTATAATTTTAGAGATAAAAATGATAAAGATTTTAATTTTTATTTATTAACCTATTTCATTGGCCTTTTTATTTGGGCAAGTTTATCTAAATTCGGTCATGCAGGTATAAGAGGCAGTTTGTATTATATGAGTTTTACAATACTATTAATACCTCATCTCAAGAAAAAAATTAAAGAGTATAAAATTATACAAGAAGGTTTTGCAATTATTTGTTTTTGTTTCTTTTTCATTAATTTGTACATAGGTTCACAACATAAAATAAAAGATGCCAACCTACCTTATCAAACCTTTCTTTTTAAAACACCAAAAGACTTTAAATCCAATGAGTAG
- the rfbC gene encoding dTDP-4-dehydrorhamnose 3,5-epimerase, whose protein sequence is MIVKESPLKDCFVIEPTFFKDHRGCFLLEYNKKEFQEKTGLDIDFVLGNQSTSQFGVVRGLHLQRGEFAQAKLVRVVKGKILDVVVDVRKDSKTYGQHFSCILSEENNKQIFVPRGFLHGFSVLENDTIVAYKCDNYYNVDAEDGVLYNDSQLNIDWKLNEDEIILSEKDKKLRTFQEFTSNLDKI, encoded by the coding sequence ATGATTGTAAAAGAATCGCCATTAAAAGATTGTTTTGTAATAGAGCCCACTTTCTTTAAAGATCATAGAGGTTGCTTTTTATTGGAGTACAATAAAAAAGAGTTTCAAGAAAAAACAGGGTTAGATATTGATTTTGTTTTAGGAAATCAATCTACATCACAATTTGGTGTTGTAAGAGGTTTGCATTTACAAAGAGGAGAGTTTGCACAAGCAAAATTAGTTAGAGTAGTAAAAGGTAAAATTTTAGATGTTGTTGTAGATGTTAGAAAAGATTCTAAAACTTATGGACAACATTTTTCTTGTATTTTATCAGAAGAAAATAACAAGCAAATATTTGTTCCAAGAGGATTTTTACATGGTTTTTCAGTGTTAGAAAATGATACAATTGTAGCTTATAAATGCGATAATTATTACAATGTAGATGCCGAAGATGGTGTGTTGTATAATGATTCTCAATTAAATATTGATTGGAAATTAAACGAAGATGAAATTATTTTATCAGAAAAGGATAAAAAATTAAGAACATTTCAGGAGTTCACCTCAAATTTAGACAAGATATAA
- the rfbA gene encoding glucose-1-phosphate thymidylyltransferase RfbA has product MKGIVLAGGSGTRLHPLTLSVSKQLMPVYDKPMIYYPLSTLISAGIREILIISTPQDLPLFKKLLGNGSQIGCHFEYEIQENPNGLAEAFLIGEDFIGDDKVALILGDNIFYGTGLSKLLQENTNLEGGIVYAYHVNDPERYGVVEFDEHQNAISIEEKPLKPKSNFAVPGIYFYDNSVIEKAKKLKPSKRGELEITDINKAFLKDKNLSVRILDRGIAWLDTGTFKSLMQASNFVEVIEERQGLKVGSIEEAAFTSGFINKKELQQLAKPLLKSGYGKNLLDIK; this is encoded by the coding sequence ATGAAAGGAATAGTTTTAGCAGGTGGTTCTGGTACAAGATTGCATCCTCTTACTTTATCAGTAAGCAAACAATTGATGCCTGTGTATGACAAACCTATGATTTACTATCCTTTATCCACTCTGATTTCTGCAGGAATAAGAGAGATTTTAATAATTTCTACACCACAAGATTTACCATTATTTAAAAAGTTATTAGGAAATGGGAGCCAAATAGGCTGTCATTTTGAATATGAAATACAAGAGAATCCCAATGGTTTAGCAGAAGCATTTTTAATTGGAGAAGATTTTATTGGTGATGATAAAGTTGCGCTTATTTTAGGCGATAATATTTTTTATGGTACAGGTTTGTCTAAATTATTGCAAGAAAACACAAATCTAGAGGGAGGAATTGTGTATGCGTACCACGTAAACGACCCAGAAAGATATGGAGTTGTAGAGTTTGACGAGCATCAAAATGCCATTTCAATTGAAGAAAAACCTTTAAAACCAAAATCTAATTTTGCTGTTCCAGGAATTTATTTTTATGATAATTCTGTGATTGAAAAAGCAAAAAAATTAAAACCGAGTAAAAGAGGAGAGTTAGAAATTACAGATATTAACAAAGCTTTTTTAAAAGATAAAAATCTTTCTGTTAGAATATTAGATAGAGGAATTGCTTGGTTAGATACAGGTACTTTTAAATCTTTAATGCAAGCAAGTAATTTTGTAGAGGTTATAGAAGAAAGGCAAGGTTTAAAAGTTGGCTCTATTGAGGAAGCTGCTTTTACTAGTGGTTTTATAAATAAAAAAGAATTACAACAATTAGCAAAACCATTACTAAAAAGTGGTTATGGTAAAAACTTATTAGATATTAAATGA
- the rfbB gene encoding dTDP-glucose 4,6-dehydratase — translation MQTVLITGGAGFIGSNFIPFFLEKNKEIKVVNLDLLTYAGNLKNLQEVENNENYIFVKGDICDRNLIQSLFKKYNFKSVLHFAAESHVDNSIKNPDAFIKTNIFGTFNLLDVAKNFWMESPNVYKAGFENSRFLHVSTDEVYGTLGKTGLFTEETSYAPNSPYSASKASSDFLVRSYFHTYGLNVVTTNCSNNYGPKQHDEKLIPTIIRKAISNEEIPIYGDGKNIRDWLYVLDHCIGIELVFKTGKLGETYNIGGKNERDNLYIANTICALLDEISPKETSYKNQITFVKDRPGHDFRYAIDASKIEKELAWEAQENFESGIKKTINWYLKKYK, via the coding sequence ATGCAAACAGTTCTCATAACTGGTGGCGCAGGTTTTATTGGGTCTAATTTTATTCCGTTTTTCTTAGAAAAAAACAAGGAAATTAAGGTAGTAAATTTAGATTTATTGACATATGCTGGAAATTTAAAAAATTTGCAAGAAGTAGAAAATAATGAAAATTATATTTTTGTTAAAGGGGATATTTGCGATAGAAATTTAATACAATCGCTTTTTAAAAAATATAATTTTAAAAGTGTTTTACATTTTGCAGCAGAATCTCATGTAGATAATTCTATTAAGAACCCAGATGCTTTTATAAAAACCAACATTTTTGGTACGTTTAACTTGTTAGATGTCGCTAAAAATTTTTGGATGGAATCTCCAAATGTTTATAAAGCAGGATTTGAAAACTCAAGATTTTTACATGTTTCTACAGATGAGGTTTATGGAACTTTAGGCAAAACAGGTTTGTTTACAGAAGAAACTTCTTATGCTCCAAACAGCCCTTATAGTGCTTCAAAAGCATCGTCTGATTTTTTGGTAAGAAGTTATTTTCATACGTATGGATTAAATGTTGTAACCACAAATTGCTCTAACAACTATGGACCAAAACAACATGATGAAAAATTAATACCGACAATTATCAGAAAAGCTATTTCTAATGAAGAAATTCCTATTTATGGTGATGGTAAAAATATTAGAGATTGGTTGTATGTGTTAGATCATTGCATAGGAATTGAACTGGTTTTTAAAACAGGGAAACTAGGAGAAACTTATAATATTGGAGGAAAAAACGAAAGAGATAATTTATATATTGCAAATACAATTTGTGCTTTGTTAGATGAAATTTCTCCCAAAGAAACTTCGTATAAAAATCAAATTACATTTGTAAAAGATAGGCCAGGACATGATTTTAGATATGCAATTGATGCATCAAAAATAGAAAAAGAATTAGCTTGGGAAGCACAAGAAAACTTTGAGTCAGGAATAAAAAAAACCATTAATTGGTATTTAAAAAAATATAAATAA